One region of Kwoniella pini CBS 10737 chromosome 6, complete sequence genomic DNA includes:
- a CDS encoding 6-phosphogluconolactonase, translating into MPPQPPAPPVFYSFPTTDILVDSLANFVVKAQRDAVDKRGKFTIALSRGSLAANLKGLVGQENVQWDKWEVFFCDEAAVPLDSEDSNYHSNILSFLSDVPIPPNQIHTVDASQLQDLEELADQYEKQLIDHFAKSNAARYPTFDLMLLGIGPDGETASLFPGHELLTEKDAWVAYLDDAPRGPKRRITMTLPVLTHCYRAVFVVSGNEKAEMLHAVLDEPEKGLPSSKVRPASPGLCFFFADKDASTLTKYPPTAFRWIDNEKEAEEAVAAAKKKAARHAEEGGE; encoded by the exons ATGCCTCCTCAACCACCCGCTCCTCCCGTGTTCTACTCTTTCCCAACCACAGATATCTTAGTCG ACTCACTCGCCAACTTTGTCGTCAAAGCTCAACGAGATGCTGTTGACAAACGAGGGAAATTTACTATTGCCTTGTCGAGAGGTTCATTAGCTGCCAATTTGAAAGGTTTGGTTGGACAAGAGAACGTTCAATGGGATAAATG GGAAGTTTTCTTCTGCGACGAAGCTGCTGTTCCCCTAGATTCAGAAGACTCAAACTATCACTCAAATATCCTTTCCTTCCTATCTGATGTACCCATTCCACCCAATCAAATACACACGGTCGATGCTAGTCAATTACAAGATCTAGAGGAATTAGCCGACCAATATGAAAAGCAATTGATCGACCATTTCGCCAAATCCAATGCGGCCCGTTACCCTACTTTCGATTTGATGTTGCTCGGTATAGGACCTGATGGTGAAACCGCTTCTCTATTCCCTGGGCATGAATTGTTGACGGAAAAGGACGCCTGGGTCGCTTATCTGGATGATGCACCCCGAGGTCCAAAAAGGAGGATCACCATGAC CCTACCTGTTCTCACCCATTGCTACCGAGCAGTCTTCGTGGTCTCAGGTAATGAAAAAGCAGAGATGTTACATGCTGTACTTGATGAGCCAGAAAAGGGCTTACCGAGTTCCAAAGTCAGACCTGC ATCCCCTGGACTgtgtttcttcttcgccGACAAAGATGCTTCGACGCTCACCAAATACCCTCCAACGGCATTCAGATGGATTGATAACGAGAAAGAAGCTGAGGAAGCCGTTGCTGCTGCCAAGAAGAAGGCGGCTAGACATGcggaagaaggaggagaatAG